taggttgaagttcaagctctctactagtagcacattggaaatgctcaagtcattggatattgcaatcttaccaagacccttgaccttgcctttgccattgtcatcaaatgtgatactatcaatcccattgctctcattctcattgattgaattgaacattcttgaatcactagtcatgtattgtgtgcacccactatcaagcacccaatgccttcctccatctttgtaattgacctacaaaagaagatcaattccttttaggtacccaaacttgcttgggtccttgaaggttagttactaagctctttggcactcaaataactttcttctttgagctcatccatggtgcaccaatgaacttagccttcacaccatttgcacccttagtaagaacatagaaagaatcaagcttgattgaggatacattaactTGGGATTTCTTCTTCATGGACTTTTGCTctatgtgaccaacttgcttgcaactagtgtaaaatcgaccattgttcttcacaaaactagttttgtgaggagcaaaggtcaccttgcctttcttaggggtatagcccaatccttctttgtagagagaagctctttagctacccaagtacataagcaagcggtcctcaccaccataggctttgcctaaggcgtgagtgagcttgttgatctccttcttcaaggtctcattctcaaccataagtgaggcatcacaagtgaaaccgccactcataggtgaagtagaagtggtagtgctacaagaagggttagtgggagcaacaacaatgggcttataaaaagattcatcaataattcacatgttagtcccacatcacaagacataatcacttgctctttcttggcttcctccttcttgacttgctcatggagagaggagtgagctttttcaagcttagagtgagctttgccaaggttctcatggtcttcccttaaactctcatgagaagcattgagctcatcaaaggattgctcaagagatttgatcttcttacgcaattctttgcactcctttctcttcatcttaaagcaagtgtgcacttacTCACACATAtctatgagctcctccttggtgtactcctcctcagcATCATCACTCCTACcatcatcactatcacaatcatcatcactcccatcatattttaccttagtgGGCTTTGCCATGAGTCATGTCGATGGAgtatcaaagatggagggcttgttgttgatggcgatgtttgctagtgctttcttgatagattttttgCCATCATcgctagagtcatcactatccaaagagccatcactatcccaagtgaccacatagcctccacccttcttcttcttttggaatgtCATCTtcctctcctccttttctttcttctccttcttgtgcttcttcttctcatcctcatcattgtcactattgtagggacaatctgctGCAACATAATccgggctcttgcaattgtagcatcttctcacatattctttgctcttagtgtgatctcttctctttcttgcatcatagcccttcttcttcatgaatttgcccatcttgagcacaaagagagccatagcttcatcatcaatgtcactaagatcttcatcgtcacttgattctttcttagacttgcccttgttcatggatgatgagctagacttgaatgctacactcttcttctttttgtcttcatcttccttcttgtcatccttgtcaaccccctccctttccacatggtatgtctcttgtgttatGACATCACcaagtacttggttaggggtaatctccttcaatcctcctcttatgataagaaatctcaacatctcaaatcttggaggtaagcacatcaagaatcgatgagagacatcatcatcattgatcttctctctcaatgccttcaagtcattgacaatcacttgcaatcgatggaacatctccaaaatgctctcatcatctttcatcttgaagcttgtcaacttatccttaagaatgtacaacttgacactcttcaccaccggtgtgccctcatatgtctcttccaatctcttccacacctcattagctctatcacaatccttgatttgctcaaacaccttggaatcaatggcattgtagatggtgttgagagccattatattgcattgcttgttggccttgtcttggttggtgagattgtcgggatcaatgatagcatagtcactctcgatcacatcccacacttgatcatttattgaaccaagatacatattcatctttctcttccaataatcatagcatgtgccatcaaagaacgatggtttgccccccacatggttgaacacaacttgagccataatttaacaccgaggttgttaagccttcaatcaaacggtgaccacggctctaataccacttgaaaggttctaatatggctagagggggtgggggtgaatagcctatttcaaaaatctacaagatcactagagtaatttgattagtatgacaaatgacgtaatgtaattttgctctaactctactagagttgcaagccacctatctaaacAATTCTAGTAGCTATAATCACTAGGTACACATAAGAGctaagttgctactcactaagagctctcaaaattgctacattaaagagctccactagatgaatttaagctacaaagcaagctctcaattctagctacactaaagaacttgctacaactagtttgtaggaatgtaaaggagtgagcaaggtgattatactgccgtgtcgaggagtgaaccaatcacaagatgaataccaattcaatcattgggagaatatcaaagggcaagagacaaccaatttttctcccgagattcacgTGCTTACTGGCAtgttagtccccgttgtgtcgaccaacacttgatggtttggcggctaataggtgttgcacgaacctcatccacacaattggacatcacaagaacctacccacaagtgaggtaactcaatgacacgagcaatttactagagctaccttgtggTGCTTCAccggggaaggtgcaagacccctcacaatcatcggagccagccatgaacaatcaccaacacgtgccaaagctcctccgctgctccaagccgtctaggtggcggcaaccaccaagagtgacAAGAAATTCATAGCCAAAACAATCCCCAAGTgctactagatgcaatcactcaatctcactttgaattagcaatcaagcatgagagatgagtgggagggagtatgctcagctcacaaggatgtcaaagaAGTCAAATGGCGAAGAGAGGGAGCCCAAGGCCGGCTATGGTCTATTTAAAGACCCAcaaacaaaatagagccgttaggcaCAAGAGGGGGCTCCCTGCACAACGACCGGACTCGCTGGTCGAGatgatcggacacatccggtgcaTTGTTGCAATAGCCTGCGATGCAAGTTGCAGTAGCGTCCGATCGAAGTTACAGTAGTGTCTGATCGAAGTTGTAATAGCATCCAGTCATTATTGCAGTAGCATCCGGTCACAGACTATTTGAATTCGACTGTTGGTGCCCAACGGTCCTCTCGTTGCAGTAGCGTCCGATCATTGTTGCAGTAGCGTCTAGTCATTGTTGCATCAGCGTCTAGTGTGATCTAGAGAGGTATTttggtgaccggacgtgtccggtcactactgaccggacacacccagcgtcagGTCATTCAACCGCGTATGTTGCCTGTCTGTGAACAGTTGCACAGGCGCGTCCGATCACATGTTTCAATAGTGTCCGGTCAATGTTTCATTAGCATCGGGCGCATGTTGCACTAGCGTCTGATCCAAGTTGTTGCGTTCGGTCATGCCTGAAATCCTCCTTTTCAactcaaacttcaccacccttgcttccatgtgctaaccaccaagtgtatcaccattgtGCATGTATGTgagcattttcaagggttaattgttagcgcactaggtccctaatgcatatgcaagaatcatgtcacctagtggcattcGATAACCGCCTAGCCAaatatttcccctctttatagtacgactatcgatcctaaatacacttacaccctctatggtgtcttaagtgtcaaaacaaaaacatatcttatacctttgccttgatctccctggtttttgtttttctctttcttcttttccaaatatgaagcacttgatcatctcttttgtgaccatcaccttcaccatgaccatcatctagcttcaccacttggattaaaccaccttatctaattcacacacttagatcaaaggttagtcttaggtttcatcaattattcaaaaccaaactagggctttcaccaagTATAGAAAATTCTTCAGATCAACTGAAAATACAAGATTCAATAGGTCAAAAGATAATATAACAGATTATTAAGAGAAACTAATAACATAGCCGCTTCATCAGGTCAATTAACCAGACTGTTcatggtgaaaggatcaagatgtccaagaggggggtgaattgggctaattctaaatttttgcaataattaagccctacacttagcctatttcaccccttgtgcctagagtgtgtttctattgttctactgcacaaaagttatgcaccctaggtttcaatcctactctatcatggcaattctaggaatgtaatgacatgaaatgaattgctcaaatgtaaatgctcaaagtaaagagagggaaaggaacacggcgatgtttttctaaggtattggagagtcgtcactctccactagtcctcgttggagcacccgcgcaagggtgtagctcccccttaatccgcgcaaggatcaagtgctctctatgggctgattctttgacactctgtcgcggtgaatcgcccacaaccgctcataatatgacttgggtcatccacaagctctgtcggatgatcaccaaacttccaatcaccaccgagccgtctaggtgatggcgatcaccaagagtaataagcacaaactctcacttgaccaagacaagcctaatgagaaaggtggatgcacacttgctactccctatgcactaatgaggtccttaatcttggattatcaaatctcaatcacctcactaggctttTGCTcttccttgcactccaaaggtgttttacagctaaacaaatgggcaagagacttCCCATAAACGAGTGtgataagtatttatacccccttattcaaaacataacggttgGAGGACAACTTAGCAAATTTCGGGGTGACTGAACGCGccggtcagggtgaccggacgctccggtcagtagtTCACATCACTGTGTTAGAGAGAGAGCCGTtagctctgaccggactctgacctgcgtccggtcatcacccaccggacacgtccggttagaAAAATGCCCCTCTGGATGCTCTCTGATGTTGACTGGACGCAGGCActctagcatccggtcatgtATTGTTCAGCGTCCGATTAGTACATGACTGCTGCTgccgatcaaatgaactaaccggactctccaagctgcgtccggtcacaaccaaaccagcatctagtcagtcatttgacccacAATTCACTCTCAATTCGAAATCATATGttaatgaagttgacttctatcgatcttagggctattcctgagctacctagtgctaagtttgacaagtgtgtaccacacctaattcattagactcacctaggtcaagctactagtccacaccccccttaatagtatggctaaatgaaaaacaaagttctaaattACTCTAAGTgcctctccaacaccaaacgacacttagaactagccgtccttaaccttgtcatccatcctttaaaaaccgaaacgatttccatcgacgggagcatgacaaccatgattgcccaatcaatttccattcccacgacctaactcaaattacctctgcaaaatatctgttagtcatagtaatctcatgtcgtcattaatcaccaaaacccaactaaggGCATAGATGCTTTCACATGGCATGACAATCAAATTGCAAAACCTTTAGACAATTGATAACGTAGCAGATTTATCAGGTTGGTAATCAATCTGTAACAAATTTCTACAGGGCGATTATCTATGGCAGATTCAGCTTGGAAATCAGATTCATTCGTTAGAGCAATTCCATAGCAGTTTTATCTGAGCAAATAATGCATAATAGTTTTACCAGAGCAAATAACACATAGCAGTTTCATCAGATCAATCGAGAGGCAAATCATCCACATCAGATTCAACATAGCAATTTATCTATAGTAGAATCAACTGAACAATTAATACATAGCTGTATGATAAGATCAAATAAGAGCAATAGAGGCAAATCACTCGCCCTAAAGACCACGAATCTGTAGCCTTGAGCTTCTTCAGCCAGTGAAGAACACTCTCCTTGCTTTGACGACCGCCTCTCCGTGTCATTCAGGTAAGACTGGATCAAGGACAACTTGTCCTCAATGCTACCCAAATCTTCGTTGAAATTCAGCTGCAAAGCAATTTCCTTCATGGTGGCATTGACTAGCTTGCTGCAAACTGCCTTGAGCGCTACAGAGGCGAGAAACTCCCTAACTGCTACCATAGTTGGATGTGATGGGACGTAACCAATTAATATGCTGCACATGACAAAACCAAGTGTTGTCAAAGTAAGGGAAGAGATTTTGGTAATTGACATCCAATTCACAAGCCTCTCAAGCTTTCACACTCATATTACAATGATGGCATGTGAGGTTAAGTCATTGACATGTGGGTCAGGGTGTCAAATCTTGCAAGGCTGACGAATTGGATGTCAATTTTAGAAATTCTCGACGAGCTGCATGGCAAGGCCAGAGCAAGGCGGCAGGCGCCATGCATGAACCTTACCACACGAATAAGAGGAGAGGCGGTGAGTGATCTGGGCGTGCGTCTGTCTGTCTGTCAAGTTCGGCGAACCTGCAGCTGCAAGCGGCGCGGCAGAAGGCCAATCAAACAGGCAATCGTCTACTCCTCTTACTCTGTCCGCTCTCGGCTCTTCGATGTGGGCGTTGCATTGGGAATGCCTCAGTTGGACTTTGCTAACACCGGACGACAGTTGGAAGTATGGAACTTTGTAATGCTCCTGTCATTGATCTATTCGTGATATGTACTATACACCCGAGGAAAATCTTTTGTAGACCTTTGAAGCTTCCAAATGTGTTGGTAACTTACTATGTCGTATGCAACGAGGAGGGAGTACAAGAAATTCTCAACCGCCATTGAAATTCTTCAATCCTAGGGTTTCACACGGAATGAGGCCCAATTCTTATATCTTTGAAATTGCCTCCTCCACCTCCATATGCGACAGCGGAGCCCACAGTCAGATTATCTTCCATTCCAGTTCTTCCAATTTGTTCTTGTCTAATAATCCAGTTGGTGGTGCGACTATTTGCCGATATATTGGATTGACCGATGCAAGCATCAAATTAGAGCGCCAACCTCACAATAGCAGAGCAGCGACTGCCATTGGAGGTGCTGCCGCCATCGGATCCGCATCCGTCGTCCGGGCAGAGCTTGCGCTTCCCAGTTCCCACGGTCTGCTGCCATCGAAGAGGGAGGGGAATTTGGGGGGTCTCGCCTCTCGCGGAGAATTAGGATTGAGACTTGTGCCAAGAAAAGAGGAGACCTGCACTTGATGTGGGCCAAACTTTCATTGACTAAGCATCATGGGCCACATTTGTCCTCTTTCTTTTTCCTGAGAAAAAAGATGTGACAAGCTTCGTGGGCTTAACGGCAGCTGCAAAACTTAGGAGTAAATTTCACAAAACCTACAATTACATGTATCAAATAAGTACAGCTTCTAGATCCTATTTTTCAAGAGTAATAAGTACACCTTTTCCTGTTTCAAAAATCTACAGCGATGCATATGTATAATAACAAAAaataactactccctccattttgaTATTGAAAGAAGTCTTACGTTCCAAGTTAAGCTTGTCTAACTTTGACTTTACACATTGTGACAAAAAAAACTACTCAGCTTCGCTTACAATTTTGGTTGTTCAGTAGAGAGAACAAGATATAACTTATACTTCAATTCTTCATATGATTACTTGGTTTCTAATATATTAACATAATGAATAGTatttgagcatagcatgtcatattaacttgcttttttttttctttgcaaaCGTTAGAACAAATGCCTATTAAATCTTCCCTTGCATCCATCAAATATGTATGTTGGAATAAGTCCTCTGAGTACAATCATACTCACCAGCGACGGAGCCAGCGCCCGTGCTACCGGGGCTTCAGCCCCGGGCTACCGATCGAGGGAACGTGGAGCCCCTCCTCAGCCCCACCTTAATTTTTTTGCCTAATTATATGGATTAGGAAGGGCTAAAATCTTTTAGAAATGGAAAAATGGCTCTTTTAGTTATTGGGCCTTCATAGAGACAGAACATCACAACACAGGCCCAAATCCAATCGTGAAACAAACCCTATTGGGTACGGGGTACCATTGGCCGCTGCATCCCTCCCGTCCCGACTCCTCTTCGCTTGACAttctagcggcggcggcggcttcctcTTCCTTCGTCGCTGCATCTTCTGGCGGCTTCGCGCGGGGCGGGATGCAGGCGGCCACGGCGCTCGGCCCAGCGGCGCGGACGCACGGCGGCCAGGGCGCTCGCCGACCTTGCCCCAGCGGCGCGGGCGCGCTGCTGTTGGACAGCGGCGGGGAGCCGAGGAGGCTAGCCGCAGGCAAGGACGCGACTACGCAAGGTGGGCGGGCGGGCGCCGGTGGCCGCAGCGTGCAGCTCTGCGAAGCTCTGGAGTTTGGAGGCAGGCAGGCGAGCATCAGCCAAGCAACAGAGCAGGTAGGTGATTTCTTAAGGGTCATTTTTAACTGTAAAATTGAGTACGCAGTCCATGATGTGTGTTGAATGTTTGATTATGATAGATTTCAATTTTTTAGATTTTCAGTATGTCGAAAAGAACTTTGATGAACTACTATTCAAGTGCAAGTGGCAGTGGTAGTGGCTCAACTCCACATACTAATGAGAGCACAAGTCAACCAAAGAAACTGAGGGAAGAGTTTAGTCATTCAAACCTAATTGCTGACCCTGCACAACGCAAACCAATTGATTCTTATGATCCAGCAATTAGAGACCAATTAAAGAGAGCATATGCTTTGAGTGGTCCAACCCAACCTCATGAATTTAAATTTCCTTCTAAATGGGTGGTTGATCAATGGAGAACATTTCAAAAGTCTTGGTTTGATGAATTTGATTGGCTAGAGTATAGTGAGTCCAAGGATGCTGCTTTTTGCTTATATTGCTATCTTTTCTTTAATTCGGGAAAGCCTGAAAAATTTGGGAGTTCTGTCTTTGCACATCAAGGTTATATAAATTGGAAGAATGCTAAGGATACTTTTCAGAAGCACAGTGCTTCCAAGAATTATACAGAGGCTAGACTAAAGTGTGATGATTTTATGAACCAAAGGACTAGTGTGGGTCGAAGAATAGTTGAGGTAAGCATGGAGGAAGAAAAGTGATATGAGATTCGTCTAACATCATCTTTAGATGTTGCAAGATTTCTTATATATCAAGGGCAGCCTTTTCGTGGAGATGATGAGAGTTGTACTTCCCTCAACAAGGGTATGTTCAGAGAGATGGTTGATTGGTATAAAGATAAGGTAAATATAGTCAATGATGCATATGAAAAAGATTATAAAAATTGCCAGATGATATCTCCAGATATACAAAAGGATCTTGCAAAAGCTTGTGCAGAGGAAGTCACAGCTGTCAGTATGGATGAGATTAGGTAGAAAATTCTCAGTGCTTATTGATGAGTCCTAGGATGTATCAATAAAAGAGCAAATGGCAGTCATTCTAAGGTTAATACTCCACAATTGCAATTTTGGTCAGAGCTTATTTTGTGCATAGATTTTATTTCAATTATTTCTACAATTATACTAACATATAAAAAAATGTATTGTGCAGGTTTGTGAATGATAAAGGGCAAGTGGTGGAGAGATTTCTTGGACTTCAGCATGTTCAGAGTTGTACAGCTATTGCATTGAAAGAAGCTTTGGTTGATATGCTTTCAAGTCACAATTTGTCTATCTCTATGCTTCGTGGGCAAGGGTATGATGGAGCTTCTAATATGAGAGGTGAATTTAATGGGGTGCAGAAATTGATTCGTGATGAAAATCCTTATGTTTTCTATGTGCATTGTTTTGCCCATCAATTACAATTAGTGGTTGTTGTTGTTTTCACTTCTAGTGCAGACATTGCAGATTTCTTTAACTATGTTCTTTTAATAGTCAGCAATATAGGTGCATCTTGTATGAGAAAAGATGCCTTGCTTGCAAAGCATCAGGATGTGTTGCTAGAAAAGATTGAGAAGGGTGAGATTATGACTGGAAAAGGTTTAAATCAAGAAAGTAGCCTAGCTAGGCCAGGAGATACAAGATGGGGTTCACATCTTAAAACTTTGCTTCGCATTTTGGTGATGTGGGAGGCTATCATAGATGTGCTTGAGATAGTGAAAAAAGATTCTATTAAACCAAGAAATAATGGTGGAGCTTTAGGTTTAATTGAAAAAATGGAGAGCTTTGATTTTGTGTTCATCCTGTATTTGATGATACAATTGTTGAGCATGACAGATATTTTGTCACAAGCTTTGCAAAGGAAGGATCAAGACATAGTTGAAGCAATGCATTTGATCTCAGATGTGAAAGATAGCTTGCAGGATATGAGGGAAAATGGATGGGAGCCATTACTCAAAAGAGTGATAACATTCTGTAAAAAGAATGAGATTGAAGTGCCAGATATGGATAAACAAATAAATGTTAGAGGGACACCTAGAAAAAGGAAGCAAAAGGTAACAAATATGCATTACTATCATGTTGAGCTTTTTCTGGTCGCCATTGATGCCCTCTTGACTGAGATGAATCATCGGTTCAGTGAAACTAGTTCAGAATTATTAGTATGCATGGCTGCTTTTAATCCAAGGGACTACTTCTCTAATTTTGATGTGAAGAAACTTGTGAGGCTTGCTGAAATTTATGCCGATGATTTTGATATTGGTGAACTTGCTGTTTTGCCAAATCATCTTACACAATTTGTCAACCGTGCTAGAAGAACTCCAGACTTTCTTGGATGCACTGAGCTTGGAAAAGTTGTTGAAATTATGGTTAAGACTAAAATGCACACATCTTATAAATTGGTTTATCGTCTCATTGAGCTAATCTTGATACTACCAGTGGCAACAGCTTCAGTTGAGAGGATATTTTCAGCCTTGAACATTATAAAGACAGATTTGCGCAATAAAATGGGTGATGAATGGCTCAATGATTTGATGATATGTTATACTGAGAAGGAGATATTTAGAAAGATTGATAATGAAAAGATCAAAAAGCGGTTTCAAGAGATGAAAAAGCGACGTATGTTATTGCCTAAAAAATAGTGGTACGCTCTATTCTCTTCTAAATTTATAATTTGGAGGTCTATATATCAATATATGTATGACTAATCGATTATGTCTATTTTGTGTAGGTTGCTACTTCGGAGGAAtaatgtggggggggggggggggggggatttatTAGTTTCACAATTGGTCCTTTCggtaggggggggggggaattTATTAGTTTCACAATTGGTCCTTTCGGTATGAATGAACTTCATCTTTTTTTTCATGCTGTATTTTGTGAATTTCATCGTTGGTCGACGTTTTCAATATAATATTAATTCAAGctattatatatatgtctatTGTGTGGGGCCATAGTAGAGATAAATCGCCGTAGACTTTTGTTCAGCCcgacctaaatttttttctggcttcgtcgcTGCGTGTAATATCCTATATTGATATATTTTGAGTGGAAGCTCTTcaatataaatatgcatatgtaCCTATGTTGACTAGATGACGGAATAAAATTCATATCCCGGCTTCTGATGTGTCTATACTATACCTGTATTGCTTGTGAATCTGACACTTCCAATTTGAAAATTCGTATCCTAACTTATGATGTGTTTGAAGGACCGAAATGACGACTAGAGAGGGGTGAACGGAAAGCGATCAAAAATTTTTTTGTCAAAAAGAACTTGGCCTATATCCCGATTACAACCCCACACCGCCATACGTCTCTCTTCTAATCGTCAAGCTCACACATGCCAACTAGTGATGTGTCGACCATAGGAACGATCGAGTTTTTCAAAGCATCGAGGAAGCAAAGCAAGTGCTTCTCCACTACCATCGCTGTTGGTACAGAGATGGAGGAAAAACTGAATAGCAACTAGCTAGCTACTGTAACTTGCAATGAACAGATGAGTGGAGCAAGCAGAAATAGAAAGGTAGAGCCATGTCGACCTCCAAGGTGCTGCAGGAAACATACTGAGACATCCAGGACCTATTCAGTACGAATCAAGATGGGTAGGATATGGGCAGGGGCTCTGCCTTTTCATTTAGTATAGgatcgctgaaatttggcttatgctgatgcttatgctaatttgttttaagagaaaaatattgttccttcactaaaaagtactgctgaagtagttcaaACGAAGTCTTTACATctaaaaaaaaaggagaaaaagacgAAAAGCCGagtaaataaattaaagaaatagaaAGATAAATACAACCATCCACAGACCGTCTCCTCTCGTTCTAGATGGAGCGACTCAAGCCCTGTTTGCTTGAACTTGtcagcagtgtttttctcttacaacaaataaGCGAATAGTACTTTTCAGACTGGCTTTTCAGCGAAGTGAACAGGGCCAAATGCCATCACGTATTGCTTCTAGTAGATGCCGCTGCACATTCCGCGCCTTGTTATCGAACACTTACGTGTCTCTCCTTTCATAAATTTCATGCTATGTATATTATGATTTGTGCGCGTTGtt
The nucleotide sequence above comes from Miscanthus floridulus cultivar M001 chromosome 18, ASM1932011v1, whole genome shotgun sequence. Encoded proteins:
- the LOC136524150 gene encoding uncharacterized protein; the protein is MQAATALGPAARTHGGQGARRPCPSGAGALLLDSGGEPRRLAAGKDATTQGGRAGAGGRSVQLCEALEFGGRQASISQATEQPEKFGSSVFAHQGYINWKNAKDTFQKHSASKNYTEARLKCDDFMNQRTSVGRRIVEMISPDIQKDLAKACAEEVTAVSMDEIRFVNDKGQVVERFLGLQHVQSCTAIALKEALVDMLSSHNLSISMLRGQGYDGASNMRGEFNGVQKLIRDENPYVFYVHCFAHQLQLVVVVVFTSSADIADFFNYVLLIVSNIGASCMRKDALLAKHQDVLLEKIEKGEIMTGKGLNQESSLARPGDTRWGSHLKTLLRILVMWEAIIDVLEIVKKDSIKPRNNGGALGLIEKMESFDFVFILYLMIQLLSMTDILSQALQRKDQDIVEAMHLISDVKDSLQDMRENGWEPLLKRVITFCKKNEIEVPDMDKQINVRGTPRKRKQKVTNMHYYHVELFLVAIDALLTEMNHRFSETSSELLVCMAAFNPRDYFSNFDVKKLVRLAEIYADDFDIGELAVLPNHLTQFVNRARRTPDFLGCTELGKVVEIMVKTKMHTSYKLVYRLIELILILPVATASVERIFSALNIIKTDLRNKMGDEWLNDLMICYTEKEIFRKIDNEKIKKRFQEMKKRRMLLPKK